A region from the Melioribacter roseus P3M-2 genome encodes:
- a CDS encoding adenine phosphoribosyltransferase: MDLKDYIRTVPDFPKKGIMFRDVTTLLKDGRALNYAVDRLYEISKDRGITKVVGIESRGFILGAALALKLNAGFVPVRKPGKLPAEKLAETYELEYGSDTIEIHKDAIQKGDIVLMHDDLLATGGTMEAACKLVEKLGGKIVQISFLIELSFLKGRDKLSGYEIHSLIDYDSE, encoded by the coding sequence ATGGATTTGAAAGATTACATTCGAACGGTGCCTGATTTTCCCAAAAAGGGAATTATGTTTCGCGACGTGACAACGCTTTTAAAGGATGGTAGGGCTTTGAATTATGCCGTCGACAGATTGTACGAAATAAGCAAGGATAGAGGCATTACAAAAGTAGTGGGAATCGAATCAAGGGGTTTTATTTTAGGAGCGGCTCTGGCTCTGAAATTGAATGCGGGTTTTGTCCCCGTTCGCAAGCCCGGTAAATTACCCGCCGAAAAATTGGCCGAAACCTACGAACTCGAATACGGCTCCGATACAATCGAAATTCACAAAGACGCAATTCAAAAAGGCGACATTGTTCTGATGCACGACGATCTGCTGGCTACCGGCGGCACTATGGAAGCAGCTTGTAAACTGGTCGAAAAGTTGGGGGGCAAAATCGTTCAAATTTCCTTTTTAATCGAATTGTCGTTTTTGAAAGGACGAGATAAATTAAGCGGTTACGAAATTCATTCGCTTATCGATTACGATTCGGAATAA
- the dusB gene encoding tRNA dihydrouridine synthase DusB, translating to MLKIGNIELNKPLLLAPMEDVTDIAFRKLCKELGADIVYTEFINSDGLVRSNKKTHRKMEITEQERPVGIQIYGGNLEPMIESAKIVEGLNPDIIDINAGCWVKKVANRGAGAGLLKNPEFMGTMVKEIVKNVKLPVTVKTRIGWDETTINIQEVAKRLEEAGAAALTIHCRTRSQGHSGEPDWSWIDRVKEVVSIPVILNGGIFSAEDVKRAFETSAADGVMIARGAIERPWIFREAKELLEYGEIKFEDTPEKRFEIALRHLKYSIELKNDERTAIIPFRKFWSGYLKGLKNSSKVKQEMMKYTEYAPIEDLLMRYLEELNATESQLSN from the coding sequence ATGTTAAAAATTGGTAATATCGAATTGAATAAACCTCTGCTGCTGGCGCCGATGGAAGACGTTACTGATATTGCATTCCGTAAATTATGCAAGGAATTGGGCGCCGATATAGTTTATACTGAATTTATTAATTCCGACGGGCTGGTGCGTTCGAATAAAAAAACTCATCGTAAAATGGAAATCACTGAACAGGAGCGCCCTGTAGGAATTCAGATCTACGGAGGCAATCTGGAACCGATGATTGAATCGGCTAAAATAGTCGAAGGCTTGAATCCCGACATTATCGATATCAATGCAGGCTGCTGGGTAAAAAAAGTTGCCAATAGAGGCGCAGGAGCCGGGCTGTTAAAAAACCCGGAATTTATGGGAACGATGGTAAAAGAAATCGTAAAAAACGTAAAATTGCCGGTCACTGTTAAAACCCGAATCGGATGGGACGAAACTACGATTAATATTCAGGAAGTTGCTAAAAGGTTAGAGGAAGCGGGAGCAGCCGCGCTGACAATCCATTGCAGAACCAGAAGCCAGGGCCACAGCGGCGAACCGGACTGGTCGTGGATCGATAGGGTTAAAGAGGTTGTTTCAATTCCGGTTATACTAAACGGCGGTATATTTTCCGCAGAAGACGTTAAACGCGCTTTCGAAACTTCGGCGGCCGACGGAGTTATGATTGCCCGTGGCGCGATCGAGCGTCCCTGGATTTTCCGGGAAGCCAAAGAACTTCTAGAATACGGAGAAATTAAATTTGAGGATACTCCCGAAAAAAGATTCGAAATTGCTCTGCGACATCTTAAATATTCTATTGAATTAAAAAATGACGAAAGAACCGCTATTATTCCCTTCAGAAAATTTTGGTCGGGATATCTGAAAGGGCTGAAAAATTCTTCCAAAGTTAAACAGGAAATGATGAAATATACGGAATATGCTCCCATTGAAGACTTACTGATGAGATATCTCGAAGAATTGAACGCGACAGAAAGCCAACTTTCCAATTAA
- a CDS encoding MFS transporter has product MKNRTSLVIVFFTIFIDLMGFGILIPLLPTFASKQLAVSDFGIGIIVAIFSLMQFLFNPILGKLSDRIGRKPIITTTLLMTATSYIIFSFADSFLILLISRMLAGIGGGNIAVAQAYIADVTSKEDRAKGMALIGVAFGLGFVFGPLIGAFLSKFGYYVAGFGSAAFSFMAFLFAFFFLPESNLSKSKDSKISLKLIDVKYIIKVLKIPRVGLLIVLFFIIIFSIANLYGTFALLGYKHFNFTDQQNGFLYGIMGAVGVLVQGFFVKTAGGKINERKLVIWGTVLMMLGLGAIPYGYNFIGVSIVVVILSIGTGILQPTILSLVSKFSPDNEQGAILGINQSLASLARVLGPLWGGFSFDYLGYYAPFLTGAFFTFVTLVLTYYYLRTD; this is encoded by the coding sequence ATGAAAAATAGAACTTCTCTTGTAATCGTATTCTTTACGATTTTTATCGATTTAATGGGATTCGGAATACTGATTCCTTTACTGCCCACATTTGCCAGTAAGCAGCTTGCCGTTTCCGATTTCGGTATCGGAATTATTGTGGCGATTTTTTCACTGATGCAATTTTTATTCAATCCAATCTTGGGTAAACTTTCCGACAGAATCGGCAGAAAACCGATTATTACAACCACGCTTTTGATGACGGCTACATCGTATATAATCTTCAGTTTTGCCGACTCGTTTCTGATTCTGCTCATTTCCAGAATGCTTGCGGGTATCGGAGGCGGCAATATCGCAGTGGCGCAGGCTTATATTGCAGATGTAACTTCGAAAGAAGACAGGGCAAAGGGAATGGCATTAATCGGAGTGGCATTCGGACTCGGTTTTGTATTCGGTCCTTTAATCGGTGCCTTCCTTTCTAAATTCGGATACTACGTTGCGGGATTCGGGAGCGCCGCATTTTCTTTTATGGCTTTTCTCTTTGCGTTCTTTTTCCTGCCCGAATCCAATCTAAGTAAATCGAAAGATTCCAAGATATCATTAAAGTTAATCGACGTAAAATACATTATAAAGGTTTTGAAAATTCCGCGCGTCGGACTGCTGATTGTTCTCTTTTTCATCATAATTTTTTCTATTGCAAATTTATACGGTACTTTTGCGTTATTAGGCTATAAACATTTCAACTTTACGGATCAGCAAAACGGATTCCTCTACGGAATTATGGGAGCGGTTGGCGTATTGGTTCAAGGATTTTTTGTAAAAACGGCCGGCGGCAAAATTAACGAAAGGAAATTGGTCATATGGGGAACGGTCTTGATGATGTTAGGATTGGGCGCAATTCCGTACGGTTATAATTTTATCGGCGTATCGATTGTAGTGGTTATCCTGTCTATTGGCACTGGTATTTTACAACCGACAATATTAAGTTTGGTATCAAAATTTTCGCCGGATAACGAGCAGGGCGCAATACTCGGAATAAATCAGTCGTTGGCGTCTCTGGCGCGCGTTCTGGGACCGCTTTGGGGCGGATTTTCGTTCGACTATCTGGGTTACTATGCGCCTTTTTTAACCGGCGCTTTCTTTACGTTTGTTACTCTCGTATTGACGTACTATTATTTAAGGACTGATTGA
- a CDS encoding (Fe-S)-binding protein yields MTTKTIVFTIIFLTAMGFFLFNLRRILSYLKVGQPENRFDNIPERIINVIKIAFGQSKLLREPVAGVIHFLIFWGFMIFLLAVVESIIQGFFEGFNFSFFGKIYLIITFVQDIFGLFVMLAVLAALFRRFVIKVPRLNVGKKGNFDAAFILLMILGIVFSMFGQNIIHIVNNDFHYAANEFKPVSMLLSGVLFDSPHQISLSYYEFFWWMHIGLILLFLNFLPYSKHFHVVTSIPNVFFSKPEREKFIPKTIDLEDENAEQFGAADIEHLTWKQLLDGFSCTECGRCTAACPAANTGKKLSPREIIVSIRHRTEEKAPLIIRGDKENELFEKSLVHNYVSDEELWACTTCGACVNECPVSIEHLDAIIDMRRNLVLMESNFPPELNTVFKNIETNFTPWAFNWQDRANWAEGMDIKSMAEDPECEYLFWVGCAGSFDARYQNVTKAIAKLLQIANINFRILGVEEKCNGDTARRLGNEYLAQMLIQENVETLNNYGVKKIITACPHCLNTIKNEYPLFGGKFEVVHHTELLTKLIEEGKIEIAKEVKEKIKVTYHDSCYLGRYNNIYNPPREILNKLGNFELVEMERSKDKGFCCGAGGGRMFLEENEGERININRSKEAVETGARKIASACPFCMTMLNDGMKSLNKSEEIEIKDIAEIILENVINN; encoded by the coding sequence ATGACTACAAAAACCATAGTTTTTACAATTATATTTTTAACTGCGATGGGATTCTTCTTATTCAATTTAAGAAGGATCCTTTCGTATCTTAAAGTAGGGCAGCCTGAAAACCGATTCGATAATATACCTGAGAGAATTATAAACGTAATTAAAATTGCTTTCGGTCAGTCCAAATTATTGCGAGAACCGGTAGCGGGCGTAATCCATTTTCTGATTTTCTGGGGATTCATGATTTTCTTACTGGCTGTAGTCGAATCGATAATTCAGGGATTTTTTGAAGGCTTTAATTTCAGCTTCTTTGGAAAAATTTATCTAATTATAACTTTTGTACAGGACATATTCGGACTGTTCGTAATGCTCGCCGTGCTTGCGGCGCTCTTCAGAAGATTCGTAATTAAAGTGCCCCGGCTGAATGTGGGGAAGAAAGGCAATTTCGATGCGGCGTTTATTCTACTGATGATTTTGGGCATTGTCTTTTCGATGTTCGGACAAAATATCATTCATATTGTAAATAACGATTTTCATTATGCAGCAAACGAGTTTAAACCTGTTTCAATGCTTTTGAGCGGCGTGTTATTCGACAGCCCGCATCAAATCAGCTTGTCGTACTACGAATTTTTCTGGTGGATGCATATCGGTTTGATCTTATTGTTCCTGAACTTTTTGCCGTATTCCAAGCATTTCCATGTAGTCACTTCGATTCCGAATGTATTTTTTTCCAAGCCGGAGAGAGAAAAATTCATTCCAAAGACGATCGACCTTGAAGACGAAAATGCCGAGCAATTCGGCGCGGCGGATATCGAGCATTTAACCTGGAAACAATTGCTCGACGGTTTTTCCTGTACTGAATGCGGACGATGTACAGCCGCGTGTCCCGCCGCAAATACGGGGAAAAAATTATCGCCGAGGGAAATAATCGTCAGCATTCGCCACAGAACCGAAGAAAAAGCCCCGCTGATAATACGGGGCGACAAAGAAAACGAATTATTCGAAAAGTCTCTCGTCCATAATTATGTATCCGATGAAGAATTGTGGGCATGTACTACTTGCGGCGCTTGCGTTAACGAATGTCCCGTTTCGATTGAGCATCTCGACGCAATTATCGATATGCGCAGAAATCTTGTTTTAATGGAATCGAATTTTCCGCCGGAATTAAATACAGTTTTCAAAAATATCGAAACGAATTTCACTCCGTGGGCGTTCAACTGGCAGGATAGAGCCAATTGGGCTGAAGGAATGGATATTAAATCAATGGCGGAAGACCCCGAATGCGAATATCTCTTCTGGGTCGGCTGCGCCGGTTCGTTCGATGCCCGATATCAAAATGTGACGAAAGCAATTGCAAAATTGCTGCAAATTGCGAATATTAACTTCAGAATTCTCGGCGTTGAGGAAAAATGCAACGGAGATACGGCTCGAAGACTGGGCAATGAGTATCTGGCGCAGATGCTTATTCAGGAAAATGTCGAAACTTTGAATAACTATGGCGTGAAGAAAATTATTACTGCGTGTCCGCATTGTCTGAACACGATTAAAAACGAGTATCCCCTGTTCGGAGGCAAATTCGAGGTTGTGCATCATACGGAATTGTTGACGAAATTAATCGAAGAAGGTAAAATCGAGATCGCTAAGGAAGTCAAAGAAAAGATTAAGGTAACCTATCACGACTCGTGTTATCTCGGCAGGTATAATAATATCTACAATCCGCCGCGCGAAATTTTGAATAAATTGGGAAATTTTGAACTGGTCGAAATGGAACGTTCGAAAGACAAAGGTTTTTGTTGCGGAGCCGGAGGCGGAAGAATGTTCCTTGAAGAAAACGAGGGTGAACGGATTAATATCAACCGGTCAAAAGAAGCTGTTGAAACGGGAGCCAGGAAAATCGCTTCGGCTTGCCCTTTCTGTATGACTATGCTGAACGACGGTATGAAGAGTCTAAATAAATCCGAAGAAATAGAAATTAAAGATATTGCTGAAATTATTCTCGAAAATGTTATTAATAACTAA
- a CDS encoding biotin transporter BioY produces MTTKENAKRFILPLSATKSKDAALVLLFSALTFLSAQIIIPAQPVPFTLQTMVVLLSGAFLGARNGAYSQIIYIAAGAIGIPVFAGFGFGFMKLFGPTGGYLLAFPFAAFLTGYLLEKNRSFLRVFVSFLFADAMIILSGALYLSVFFGGNLKAALFSGAVLFSVWDILKITAAAFLVVAIKKK; encoded by the coding sequence ATGACAACCAAAGAAAATGCAAAGCGTTTTATTCTGCCGCTTTCGGCGACTAAATCCAAAGACGCGGCTCTCGTATTGCTTTTTTCAGCTCTTACATTTTTGAGCGCTCAAATTATAATACCGGCTCAACCCGTGCCTTTTACATTGCAGACAATGGTAGTGTTGCTTTCGGGTGCATTTCTGGGCGCGCGCAACGGCGCTTACAGTCAAATTATATATATTGCCGCAGGCGCTATCGGAATTCCCGTATTTGCAGGATTCGGATTCGGTTTTATGAAGTTATTCGGACCTACGGGAGGATATCTGCTTGCTTTTCCTTTTGCGGCATTTTTAACCGGATATCTGCTCGAAAAGAATCGTAGTTTTTTGAGAGTTTTCGTTTCGTTCCTCTTTGCCGACGCTATGATTATATTGTCCGGAGCGCTTTATCTTTCAGTATTCTTCGGAGGTAACCTCAAGGCGGCTTTATTCAGCGGCGCCGTTCTCTTCTCGGTATGGGATATTTTGAAAATTACGGCAGCCGCTTTTTTGGTAGTTGCCATTAAGAAAAAATAA
- a CDS encoding alpha/beta hydrolase family protein, whose amino-acid sequence MIRNFTFTASDNEQIFATAYLNETRFSGNALVLVHGFKGFKDWGFGPYASQFFADNGYLTVAFNFSHNGVDENNEFTRLDKFAANTFSREIRELNEITDAVYNDCLNLNFKGKIGYIGHSRGGAISILTASRRTDIPAVALWASVSKLDRYSERQKEEWRKKGYFQVMNMRTKQKMKLNLTLLEDIEKNGEDLLNIQKAVSNFDRPLLIAHGDRDLAVPPEEAEELYNRANKEKTDLCIIRNTGHTFGIVHPFKHSNEKFDKLLDKTVTFFNNNLK is encoded by the coding sequence ATGATAAGAAATTTCACTTTTACGGCTTCCGATAACGAGCAGATTTTTGCTACTGCATACCTGAATGAAACTCGCTTTTCGGGAAATGCACTCGTTCTTGTCCACGGTTTTAAAGGATTTAAAGACTGGGGATTCGGTCCGTATGCTTCCCAATTCTTTGCCGATAACGGATATCTGACCGTGGCTTTTAACTTTTCGCACAACGGAGTAGACGAGAATAACGAATTTACAAGGCTCGACAAATTTGCCGCCAATACTTTTTCCAGGGAGATAAGAGAATTAAACGAAATTACCGACGCCGTCTACAATGATTGTCTGAATCTGAACTTCAAAGGAAAAATCGGATATATCGGACACAGCAGGGGAGGAGCCATTTCGATTCTGACTGCTTCCCGCAGAACCGACATTCCCGCCGTTGCTTTGTGGGCTTCGGTATCGAAATTAGACCGCTATTCGGAAAGGCAAAAGGAAGAATGGCGTAAGAAAGGTTATTTCCAGGTTATGAATATGCGCACTAAACAAAAAATGAAATTAAACCTCACTCTCCTGGAAGATATCGAAAAAAACGGCGAGGATTTGCTCAATATTCAAAAAGCAGTCTCTAATTTCGATCGACCTTTGTTGATAGCTCACGGCGACCGGGATTTGGCTGTTCCACCCGAGGAGGCAGAAGAACTTTATAACCGGGCAAACAAAGAAAAGACCGATCTCTGCATTATCCGCAATACCGGGCATACTTTCGGAATAGTTCATCCTTTTAAGCATTCAAACGAAAAATTTGATAAATTGCTCGATAAAACTGTGACATTTTTTAATAACAATCTCAAATAA
- a CDS encoding acyl-CoA dehydrogenase family protein: MYLKFTEEHLMLRQTVREFANSEIKPLARKIDEEEYIPRDLIEKIAEVGLLGTAFPEKYGGGGFGEVGYCIAQEEVARVCGSTATFIGAHQSIGTNAIFIGGSEELKEKYLPLLTSGNKIAAFCLTEAQAGSDSFNIKTSAVKKGNKWIINGEKLWITNGAIADIFTVFARTDKGITGFVVEKDFGGVEVGPNEKKMGIRGSVTNPIRFNNVEVPEENLIGKEGRGFPIAMKALDAGRLTVGACSLGAAKEMLELSVQYANQRIQFDQPISRFEAIQFMIADMTSKIYLMESILFRAAQKYDEGLDVSQDAAIVKLYASEAVQEIADMALQIHGGMGYSRELPIERFYRDVRILKIFEGTSEIQKLIISRKTIKNNGKWRFDG, translated from the coding sequence ATGTATCTGAAATTTACCGAAGAACATCTAATGCTGCGCCAAACCGTGAGGGAATTTGCGAATTCTGAAATTAAACCGCTTGCCCGAAAAATCGACGAGGAAGAATATATTCCGCGCGATTTGATCGAAAAAATTGCCGAAGTCGGACTTCTGGGAACGGCTTTTCCTGAAAAATACGGAGGAGGAGGATTCGGCGAAGTCGGCTATTGTATAGCTCAGGAAGAAGTTGCCCGGGTGTGCGGTTCTACCGCTACTTTTATCGGCGCTCATCAATCGATCGGAACAAATGCCATTTTTATCGGCGGTTCCGAAGAATTAAAAGAAAAATACCTTCCCCTTCTTACGTCGGGCAATAAAATTGCGGCATTCTGCCTTACCGAAGCGCAAGCCGGTTCGGATTCTTTCAATATAAAAACCTCAGCGGTTAAAAAAGGAAATAAATGGATTATTAACGGGGAAAAATTATGGATTACCAACGGCGCTATAGCCGACATATTTACGGTATTCGCCCGGACAGACAAAGGAATAACTGGATTCGTAGTTGAAAAAGATTTTGGCGGAGTAGAAGTGGGACCTAACGAAAAAAAAATGGGAATTCGCGGAAGCGTTACGAATCCGATCCGTTTTAACAACGTAGAAGTTCCGGAAGAAAATTTAATAGGCAAAGAAGGCAGAGGATTTCCGATTGCAATGAAAGCTTTGGACGCCGGCAGATTGACGGTGGGCGCCTGCTCGCTCGGCGCTGCCAAAGAGATGCTCGAACTTTCGGTTCAATATGCAAATCAAAGGATACAATTCGACCAGCCGATTTCCCGCTTCGAAGCAATTCAGTTTATGATTGCGGATATGACTTCAAAAATATATCTTATGGAGAGTATATTATTCCGAGCCGCGCAAAAATACGACGAAGGTCTCGATGTCAGTCAGGACGCGGCAATTGTAAAATTATATGCTTCCGAAGCCGTCCAGGAAATTGCGGATATGGCTCTTCAGATCCACGGCGGAATGGGTTATTCGCGGGAACTGCCGATAGAACGTTTTTACAGAGACGTCAGGATTTTGAAAATTTTCGAAGGCACAAGCGAGATTCAAAAGTTGATTATCAGCAGAAAGACAATTAAAAATAACGGTAAATGGCGCTTCGATGGCTAA
- a CDS encoding 1-(5-phosphoribosyl)-5-[(5-phosphoribosylamino)methylideneamino]imidazole-4-carboxamide isomerase, with protein sequence MAKKILIIPSIDIQDGKTVRVVQGIPELNCPSYGNDPVEMALIWRAENAKCLHVVDFNSAWYHSHVNHDVIRRICESVIIPVELGGGISNLEDAEKAFDLGAARIVIGTLAHENKNEYVKILEKFSPNKVVAAIDVIEGQVVTRGRRVFTGIDALDYAKMLKELGTERYIVTDVRRNGMLLGPNIELSKKIAEITEKKVTHSGGISGYSDLIQLQKEGGNHIDSVIIGRALYENRFSCQKIWRVAEAGLFN encoded by the coding sequence ATGGCTAAGAAGATTTTAATTATACCTTCGATTGATATTCAGGACGGCAAAACCGTCAGGGTTGTTCAGGGCATTCCAGAATTAAACTGTCCGTCATACGGCAACGACCCGGTTGAGATGGCTCTTATCTGGCGCGCCGAGAACGCAAAATGCCTTCATGTGGTCGATTTCAATTCCGCATGGTATCATTCGCACGTAAATCACGACGTAATCAGAAGAATATGCGAAAGCGTAATAATTCCCGTAGAGCTCGGCGGCGGTATAAGCAATCTGGAAGACGCGGAAAAAGCTTTCGATCTGGGAGCGGCAAGGATTGTTATCGGAACTCTAGCTCACGAAAATAAAAACGAGTACGTAAAAATACTCGAAAAATTTTCGCCCAATAAAGTTGTCGCCGCAATCGATGTTATTGAAGGTCAGGTGGTTACAAGAGGCAGAAGAGTTTTCACGGGTATCGATGCGCTCGATTATGCAAAAATGTTGAAAGAACTGGGAACCGAACGTTATATTGTCACCGACGTAAGACGCAACGGAATGTTATTGGGTCCGAACATTGAATTATCCAAAAAAATTGCCGAAATTACAGAAAAGAAAGTCACACATTCGGGAGGCATTTCCGGATACAGTGATCTGATACAGTTGCAAAAAGAAGGCGGAAATCATATCGATTCGGTAATAATCGGAAGAGCTTTATACGAAAACCGTTTTTCGTGTCAAAAAATTTGGCGTGTGGCTGAAGCGGGATTATTTAATTGA
- a CDS encoding cyclic nucleotide-binding domain-containing protein — MEPQIRVPEKSSFWANLFKSPTDKNELEEVLASIPPFKNLTPKYLKLLMKLIHNRFYKANEYIFYQNDPGIALYIIVSGEVLITQENEDGEQFDLAHLTRGDFFGELALIDEERRAASSVALKDSFIAAIFKPDLDEFIEAHPQEGIKILKGLIHIIATRLRNVNKEYLELYNQIRTREKQL; from the coding sequence ATGGAACCCCAAATAAGAGTACCGGAAAAAAGCAGTTTCTGGGCAAACCTGTTCAAAAGCCCGACGGACAAGAATGAATTGGAAGAAGTGCTGGCTTCCATACCTCCGTTTAAAAATCTAACTCCGAAATACCTGAAATTACTGATGAAATTAATACACAATCGTTTTTATAAAGCCAACGAATACATCTTTTATCAGAACGATCCCGGAATAGCTCTCTATATAATCGTCAGCGGCGAAGTGTTAATTACACAGGAAAACGAGGACGGCGAACAATTCGATCTTGCTCACCTTACAAGAGGCGACTTCTTCGGCGAGTTGGCTCTGATAGACGAAGAACGGCGAGCCGCCAGCTCCGTCGCTCTGAAAGATTCTTTTATAGCCGCCATTTTCAAACCCGACCTCGACGAATTTATCGAAGCTCATCCCCAGGAAGGCATTAAAATTCTGAAAGGTCTTATACATATAATTGCAACTCGTCTGCGTAATGTTAACAAAGAATATCTGGAGCTCTATAATCAAATAAGAACAAGGGAGAAGCAGCTATGA
- a CDS encoding universal stress protein, with protein sequence MNLIKKILVPVDFSDYSKDALKYAVQFAKQFDAKLYIIYVIEPVIYPADFSMGQVAIPSLENDIKNRAEEEMDSLIKSYVDPSLETERIIKTGKPFVEIIETARDLDADIIIMATHGHTGVEHLLFGSTAEKVVRKAPCPVLTLRKPIKGFQFSAQNGQV encoded by the coding sequence ATGAATCTGATTAAAAAAATTTTGGTGCCCGTTGATTTTTCCGATTATTCCAAAGACGCATTGAAATACGCAGTGCAATTTGCAAAACAATTCGACGCCAAACTTTATATTATCTACGTAATCGAACCGGTCATTTATCCGGCGGACTTCAGCATGGGTCAGGTTGCCATTCCGTCGCTCGAAAACGACATAAAGAACAGAGCCGAAGAAGAGATGGATTCACTCATAAAATCTTACGTCGACCCTTCGCTCGAAACAGAAAGAATAATTAAAACCGGCAAACCGTTCGTCGAGATAATCGAAACGGCGCGCGATTTGGACGCAGATATAATTATAATGGCTACTCACGGTCATACCGGCGTTGAACATCTTCTGTTCGGCAGCACGGCTGAAAAAGTCGTTCGCAAAGCTCCCTGTCCAGTCCTGACTTTGCGTAAGCCGATCAAAGGTTTCCAGTTTAGCGCTCAAAACGGACAAGTCTGA
- a CDS encoding eIF2B alpha/beta/delta subunit family protein produces MKNFTDDNISGSSELLEELHKHLKSQKNILPLFPDLLDNFGNKFATFENIRHYLRELRKAAKTKKSLDEFFEKYDRLILNIYDNIYQNCRNRLVKYSSFITISNSKTVYEILKRLTEERDNLKAAVAESRPQFEGRVLARRLHKTGINVKLITEAMIYNETSKYEAGIIGADAVLKSGNVVNKTGSGVLALACKHRKIPLYVVCDRKKFSGKNKFENKIMPPEEIWKTRSGIKIENYYFEEIDKNLITEIFTD; encoded by the coding sequence ATGAAAAATTTCACGGACGACAATATTTCGGGCAGCAGCGAACTGCTCGAAGAATTGCATAAACATTTAAAATCTCAAAAGAACATACTCCCCCTTTTCCCCGACCTGCTCGATAATTTCGGAAATAAATTCGCAACTTTCGAAAATATCCGACATTATTTGCGTGAATTAAGAAAAGCTGCTAAAACTAAAAAAAGCCTCGATGAATTTTTTGAAAAATACGACAGGCTCATATTAAACATCTACGACAATATCTATCAAAATTGCCGTAACCGGCTTGTTAAATACTCCTCTTTCATAACCATATCCAACAGCAAAACAGTTTACGAGATATTGAAGCGGCTCACCGAAGAAAGAGACAATCTAAAGGCGGCGGTAGCCGAATCTCGACCGCAGTTCGAAGGACGCGTACTGGCTCGCCGGTTACATAAAACCGGTATTAATGTTAAACTGATAACCGAAGCGATGATATATAATGAAACCTCGAAATACGAAGCGGGAATTATAGGGGCAGACGCAGTGCTTAAAAGCGGCAATGTGGTTAATAAAACCGGAAGCGGCGTTCTGGCTCTTGCGTGTAAACACCGGAAAATCCCTCTCTACGTCGTGTGCGATAGGAAAAAATTTTCAGGCAAAAACAAATTCGAAAATAAAATAATGCCGCCCGAAGAAATATGGAAGACCCGTTCCGGAATAAAGATTGAGAATTACTATTTCGAAGAAATCGATAAAAACTTAATCACGGAAATCTTTACCGATTAG
- a CDS encoding tetratricopeptide repeat protein: MKFKSVYIYLLLFTAFIVTVIFLSVNTDTTNPHPNMPNDEIHKGMSQKKREMPSGSNVMEQAIQKLNALKKAYEENPNDTLRIREYADMLTMAHKPEEALKLYEKLHSIDPKRIDAMLQLTFIHFNLGELDKAEVYTGKILKLDENYPLGLYNMGVIQQVKGNEKEARRYWEKLIEKHPNSRAAQNAKEILESLKTANR; this comes from the coding sequence ATGAAATTCAAATCAGTTTATATATATTTATTGCTCTTTACCGCTTTTATCGTAACGGTAATTTTTCTTTCGGTAAATACGGATACTACCAATCCGCATCCGAATATGCCGAACGACGAAATCCATAAAGGGATGTCGCAGAAGAAAAGGGAAATGCCCTCCGGGTCGAACGTTATGGAACAAGCCATTCAGAAATTGAACGCTCTTAAAAAGGCCTACGAAGAAAATCCAAACGACACGCTTAGAATTAGAGAATATGCCGATATGCTTACAATGGCGCATAAACCGGAAGAGGCTCTTAAGCTTTATGAGAAACTCCATTCAATCGACCCGAAACGAATCGACGCAATGCTGCAGCTTACCTTTATTCATTTTAACCTCGGCGAACTCGACAAAGCCGAAGTATATACCGGAAAAATTTTGAAATTGGACGAGAACTATCCGCTGGGACTTTATAATATGGGCGTCATCCAGCAGGTGAAAGGCAACGAAAAAGAGGCGCGCAGATACTGGGAAAAATTGATTGAAAAACATCCGAACAGCCGGGCAGCTCAAAACGCCAAGGAGATTCTGGAAAGTCTTAAAACCGCTAATCGGTAA